The sequence CGCCAGCGTGACGCGCGGCGGCGACATCGTTTCTCCTGGATCAACGAGTGGAAAGAGCGCCTCGACGGTTCGGGCCGTGCGCTCGGGATCGAGATGATCGTGCCCGACTGGTTTTACGAAGGCGTGATCGATCAGGCGCTCGTGCTGACCATCGACCCCGATTACTTCGCGCTGACGGGCGGCCTGGAACGCTGGCTTTACCGCCTTGTGCGCAAACACGGCGGCAAGCAGAAGAGTGGCTGGAGCTTCGACTTCCAGCACCTCCATCTGAAGTCCGGCGCGCTGTCGCCGCCCAAGCGCTTCGCGTTCGAGCTGCGCGACATCGTGCGGCGACAGGCGCTCCCCGGATACCAGCTCACCATCGAGCACGCGCTCGGCCGCGAGCGGCTCAGCTTCGTCGCGCTCCCGGTCGATCCGTTCAACGCCGCGATGCGGCGCGTGGGCCTCCGCAGCGTCGATTTTGGCTCTGGGGATAAGTCGTGATGCAACACGGACTATCAGGAACCGCCGGACTCGGACGATCAGGAACCCGAAATTCGGACTATCGGGAACCGGAATCGCCTCCAAACCCGCAGAAATCTGCGCGGAATTTCGCCCTTAACTATCCTAACAAAGAATCCTTCGGATTCTTGCTAACGGAATCCCGCCTGTGGACGGATGGCGGTGCGCCACCGCGAAGGCCAGCCGAGACGGGGTTGAGCGATGGGCCGCAGCTGACCCATGTCACGCTCGTCTGGCGTGAAGGCAGCCAGGAAGATTGGCTCAAGTTCGGCAAGCCGGTCGCCGAGACGATCGTCGACCGCAGGCAGCGCATCGAAAGCTATTCCGCAGGCCAGGTGTTCGGCCTGGTGCGCTGGGCTGCCAATGATTATGGCACGATCCGCTCGACGCTCGACATCGTGCGTGCCGTCGGAGCGCACGAGTCCTGCACCCCGATCGCGCAGGTCGATCCCGGCGGCGAGCTTCTGCTCTCCGTCCGGGGCTGGCCCAAGGTCAACCACGTCTTTCGCCTGATCGACGCGATCGAGGCGGCGGGCATCGACCCTTGCGAGGTCGCGCCCGATCATTGGCGGCACATCCACAACCGCATGGCCGGGCGCGAACGACCGCGCGGCTACAGCCCCGCGCGGCACCGCGCCTGGCTCCAGCGCAAGACGCTGCTCCCATGATGCGGCGGCGCTTCACCCTCGCTGGCATCGTCGCCGCCGCCACACTCGCAACGCTGACCTTTCGGCCCACGCGCTACGCGGTGTGGAACGCGACCGCCTCGGTCCCGACCGGGCTCTAC is a genomic window of Sphingopyxis sp. FD7 containing:
- a CDS encoding replication initiator protein A, whose amino-acid sequence is MRRMSAFPASAQQLDLFVSQGGDIAARDAQDLMAWPFFSLAKSKRVTPIDFRMGEVSILVEATAEHGMATIWDADVLIWVASQIVEARDMGRPTSRLIAATPHEILAFTRRGTGKASYERLKAGLDRLQSTTIATSIRQRDARRRHRFSWINEWKERLDGSGRALGIEMIVPDWFYEGVIDQALVLTIDPDYFALTGGLERWLYRLVRKHGGKQKSGWSFDFQHLHLKSGALSPPKRFAFELRDIVRRQALPGYQLTIEHALGRERLSFVALPVDPFNAAMRRVGLRSVDFGSGDKS
- a CDS encoding DUF2840 domain-containing protein, producing MSDGPQLTHVTLVWREGSQEDWLKFGKPVAETIVDRRQRIESYSAGQVFGLVRWAANDYGTIRSTLDIVRAVGAHESCTPIAQVDPGGELLLSVRGWPKVNHVFRLIDAIEAAGIDPCEVAPDHWRHIHNRMAGRERPRGYSPARHRAWLQRKTLLP